A DNA window from Leptolyngbya sp. KIOST-1 contains the following coding sequences:
- a CDS encoding SDR family NAD(P)-dependent oxidoreductase: MTELCVILGMGEGNGMAIARRFAREGFTIAMVARNEDKLRGYQSTLQSEGITAHYFLADAGDEVALTAAFEHIQAQLGTPRVLVYNAAVPRMESVLQTSYDTLVSDFQANVAGAIACVQAVLPAMQTAQKGTILFTGGGFALYPHPDFVSLAIGKAGLRVLANTLHAALADSPIKVGTITITGTVNGDDPRYSSDLIAEEYWKLHTADNGEYETIY; encoded by the coding sequence ATGACTGAACTGTGTGTGATTTTGGGCATGGGCGAGGGCAACGGTATGGCGATCGCCCGCCGATTCGCCCGAGAAGGCTTCACCATCGCCATGGTGGCCCGCAACGAGGACAAGCTCCGGGGCTACCAGTCCACGCTGCAAAGCGAGGGCATCACCGCCCACTATTTTTTGGCCGATGCCGGGGATGAGGTGGCGCTGACGGCGGCTTTTGAGCACATTCAGGCCCAGCTGGGTACGCCGAGGGTGCTGGTCTACAACGCCGCCGTGCCCCGCATGGAGAGCGTTTTGCAAACCAGTTACGACACCCTGGTGAGCGACTTTCAGGCTAATGTAGCGGGGGCGATCGCCTGCGTCCAGGCTGTTCTCCCCGCTATGCAAACCGCTCAAAAGGGGACAATCTTGTTCACGGGCGGCGGCTTTGCCCTCTATCCCCATCCCGACTTTGTGTCCCTCGCCATCGGCAAGGCGGGCCTGCGCGTGCTGGCCAACACCCTCCACGCGGCCCTGGCCGACTCGCCTATCAAGGTGGGCACCATCACCATTACAGGCACGGTCAATGGCGACGACCCCAGGTACAGCAGCGACCTGATCGCCGAAGAGTACTGGAAACTCCACACTGCGGATAATGGGGAGTACGAAACCATCTATTGA
- a CDS encoding HAD family hydrolase, with product MQYSVLATDYDGTLATEGAVDSATLTALERYRHRGGRLLLVTGRQLDELLEVFPHGHLFAGIVAENGGVFYQPAQGITRRLAEPLPPVLIDTLKARGVGPISQGQIVVATWEPHGETVEHTVRELALAATVIRNKKAVMVLPQGVNKASGLAVALADLGVEPAQVVGVGDAENDRSLLESSGLGVAVGNAVPELKALADRVMTGDRGAGVQELIAWLLTQA from the coding sequence ATGCAGTACTCCGTTCTGGCTACCGACTATGACGGCACCCTGGCTACAGAGGGCGCTGTCGATAGCGCTACCCTGACCGCCCTGGAGCGCTACCGCCACCGGGGCGGTCGGCTGCTTCTGGTGACGGGGCGTCAGCTCGATGAGTTGCTTGAGGTATTTCCCCACGGGCACCTGTTTGCAGGCATTGTGGCCGAGAACGGTGGGGTGTTTTACCAGCCTGCCCAGGGAATCACGCGACGGCTGGCCGAGCCGCTGCCGCCGGTACTGATCGATACGCTGAAGGCCCGAGGGGTTGGCCCCATCAGCCAGGGGCAGATCGTGGTCGCGACCTGGGAACCCCACGGCGAAACCGTAGAGCACACCGTGCGGGAACTGGCCCTGGCAGCTACGGTGATTCGCAACAAAAAAGCGGTCATGGTGCTGCCCCAGGGGGTCAACAAAGCCAGCGGACTGGCCGTGGCGCTGGCAGACCTGGGTGTGGAGCCAGCGCAGGTGGTCGGCGTTGGCGATGCCGAAAACGATCGCAGCCTGCTGGAGAGCAGTGGTCTGGGGGTGGCGGTGGGCAACGCGGTGCCAGAGCTCAAGGCCCTGGCGGACCGGGTAATGACGGGCGATCGCGGCGCAGGCGTTCAGGAGCTGATCGCCTGGCTGCTGACGCAGGCGTAA
- a CDS encoding serine hydrolase domain-containing protein, with the protein MDSSRRAAIVAAVERVLTQAQMPGAAIALRIDNQPWLNLGVGYRDLSQTQPLPEHASFYIYSVTKTLMAAAVLHLVNQGQLDLEAPLQRYWPDFPVATPLTLRQLLSHTSGLPDYGGLPAYSEAVKTIPEQPWSVDRFLAVIQARGLLFEPGQGWAYSNLGYLALKLLLETVTGRSLQACLDEVFFTPLALKHTFVATSLDDVRGLMPGYTSTFGEDLQDMSQRYHPGWVSHGVVVSTAPELAAMVDALFTGQILDPSLVEQMAQPVHSLGAHPPLQNVGCGLGLFIDTASPYGRVMGHNGGGPGYSIAAFHFSALAGRPTTIAAATNREGDNVGLDVVDAVARVLAEA; encoded by the coding sequence GTGGATTCAAGTAGGCGGGCGGCGATTGTGGCAGCGGTGGAGCGTGTTCTGACTCAGGCGCAAATGCCGGGGGCGGCGATCGCCCTCCGCATTGACAACCAGCCCTGGCTCAACCTCGGCGTGGGCTATCGAGACCTCTCCCAGACCCAGCCCCTGCCTGAGCATGCCAGCTTCTACATCTACAGCGTCACCAAAACCCTGATGGCAGCGGCAGTGCTGCATTTGGTCAACCAGGGTCAGCTTGATCTCGAAGCCCCCCTTCAGCGCTACTGGCCCGACTTCCCGGTGGCAACGCCGCTGACCCTGCGCCAACTTCTGAGCCACACCAGCGGTTTGCCCGACTACGGTGGTCTGCCCGCCTACAGCGAGGCGGTGAAGACAATCCCCGAGCAGCCCTGGTCTGTGGATCGGTTTCTGGCGGTGATTCAGGCGCGGGGGCTGCTATTTGAGCCCGGCCAGGGCTGGGCCTACTCCAACCTGGGCTATCTGGCGCTGAAGCTGCTTCTGGAAACCGTCACGGGGCGATCGCTGCAGGCCTGCTTAGACGAGGTGTTCTTTACCCCCCTGGCGTTGAAGCACACCTTTGTCGCCACCTCTCTCGATGACGTCAGAGGGCTAATGCCGGGCTACACCTCGACCTTTGGCGAAGACTTGCAGGATATGTCCCAGCGCTACCATCCCGGCTGGGTATCCCACGGGGTGGTGGTTTCCACCGCGCCCGAGCTGGCGGCGATGGTGGATGCTCTGTTCACCGGGCAGATCCTCGATCCATCCCTGGTAGAGCAGATGGCTCAGCCGGTGCACAGTCTGGGGGCTCATCCACCGCTCCAGAATGTAGGCTGCGGGCTGGGGCTATTTATAGACACGGCCTCGCCCTACGGCAGAGTGATGGGGCACAATGGCGGCGGGCCAGGCTATTCGATCGCGGCCTTTCACTTTTCGGCGCTGGCGGGTCGCCCCACTACCATCGCCGCCGCCACCAACCGGGAGGGCGACAACGTGGGGCTGGATGTGGTCGATGCGGTGGCCCGGGTGCTGGCCGAGGCGTGA
- a CDS encoding LysR family transcriptional regulator, which yields MDLSAIDLNLLVAFEALHAERSVTGAAQRIHVGQPAMSAALGRLRSLLGDDLFVRVGREMKPTAKADAIAPQVAAALDTIRAALAAFPTFSPANSRQVFTLAASDYFASLVVPKLLELLSNQAPFIDLRFITVEKESFVELLEGGVIDVALGTFAQLPNHILKENLLSERFVGVCRGGHPALQKGSVSQEKFVAFPHALFTLRRDATGIVDQTLAEQGLQRRIALTVPFWFALPSAIAASDLLAAIPSCLEKHFVQHYQVQSFEIPLNLPTWPISMAWSKLKDRDPANLWLRQIIQAVCQSTEV from the coding sequence ATGGATTTGAGTGCCATTGATCTGAACCTGCTGGTGGCCTTTGAGGCGCTGCACGCTGAGCGCAGCGTTACCGGGGCGGCCCAGCGCATCCACGTCGGACAGCCCGCTATGAGTGCAGCCCTGGGTCGGCTGCGATCGCTGCTTGGTGATGACCTGTTTGTGCGTGTGGGGCGTGAGATGAAACCCACGGCAAAGGCCGATGCGATCGCCCCCCAGGTTGCCGCCGCCCTGGATACCATCCGGGCCGCCCTCGCCGCATTCCCAACCTTTAGTCCAGCAAATTCACGGCAGGTGTTTACCCTGGCCGCCTCCGACTATTTCGCCAGTTTGGTCGTGCCAAAACTGCTGGAGTTGCTTAGCAATCAAGCTCCATTCATTGATCTGCGCTTCATCACTGTGGAGAAAGAGTCGTTCGTAGAACTCCTCGAAGGCGGAGTAATTGACGTGGCGCTAGGAACGTTTGCCCAGTTGCCCAATCACATTCTCAAGGAGAATTTGCTGTCAGAGCGGTTTGTTGGGGTCTGTCGAGGGGGGCACCCCGCCCTCCAAAAAGGCAGCGTTAGCCAGGAAAAATTTGTTGCCTTCCCCCACGCGCTCTTTACCCTGCGGCGCGATGCCACGGGCATTGTGGATCAGACCCTGGCAGAACAGGGGTTGCAGCGGCGGATTGCGCTGACGGTGCCCTTCTGGTTTGCGCTACCCTCGGCGATCGCCGCCTCTGACTTGCTAGCCGCCATTCCCTCCTGTTTAGAAAAACACTTTGTTCAGCACTATCAGGTACAGTCGTTTGAGATTCCACTAAACTTGCCGACCTGGCCGATCTCCATGGCCTGGAGCAAGCTCAAAGACCGCGATCCCGCCAACCTCTGGCTGCGGCAAATTATTCAAGCGGTCTGTCAAAGCACTGAGGTTTAG
- the purH gene encoding bifunctional phosphoribosylaminoimidazolecarboxamide formyltransferase/IMP cyclohydrolase, with translation MARLALLSVSDKTGLVELAKTLVEEFEFDLISSGGTAKAIAAANLPVTKVSDYTGSPEILGGRVKTLHPKIHGGILARQNLPEDQKDLADNGIRPLDLVVVNLYPFEQTIAKDGVTMAEAIENIDIGGPTLLRAAAKNHAHLTVLCSAEQYGPYLEALRTSEGQVPLTFRQECARAAFWHTASYDQAIATYLTAATGEPDTLPQQWALTGRQQATLRYGENPHQTAAWYRTGSVPTGWAGAEQLQGKELSYNNLVDLEAARRMIAEFPSDRPAAAILKHTNPCGVAMGDTLATAYRRAYDADDVSAFGGIVVLNRAIDADTAQQLTGTFLECIVAPGCDGTAREILAKKQNLRVLVLEDLLTGPKQVVNAIAGGFLLQAPDTYRDDPATWQIVTEAQPTEAELAEMLFAWRVVKHVKSNAIVVTHQQQTLGIGAGQMNRVGSVSIALAQAGGKAQGAVLASDGFFPFDDSVRTAAAAGIRAVVQPGGSRRDEDSIKAANELGLIMAMTGVRHFLH, from the coding sequence ATGGCGCGCCTGGCACTGTTAAGCGTATCGGATAAAACCGGGCTAGTGGAGTTGGCCAAAACTCTGGTGGAGGAGTTTGAGTTTGATCTGATCAGCAGTGGCGGGACGGCAAAGGCGATCGCAGCGGCCAATCTCCCCGTTACTAAAGTATCGGACTACACCGGGTCGCCGGAAATTCTCGGCGGTCGGGTGAAGACGCTGCACCCCAAGATCCACGGCGGCATTTTGGCCCGGCAAAATTTACCAGAAGACCAGAAAGACCTGGCCGACAACGGCATTCGCCCCCTGGACCTGGTGGTGGTCAACCTCTACCCCTTTGAGCAGACGATCGCCAAAGACGGTGTGACCATGGCCGAGGCGATCGAGAACATCGACATTGGTGGACCGACTCTGCTGCGGGCGGCGGCAAAGAACCACGCCCACCTGACGGTGCTGTGCAGTGCCGAGCAGTACGGGCCGTACCTGGAGGCGCTGCGGACCAGCGAGGGACAGGTTCCCCTGACCTTTCGCCAGGAGTGTGCGCGGGCGGCCTTTTGGCACACCGCCAGCTACGACCAGGCGATCGCCACCTACCTCACCGCAGCGACCGGCGAACCCGACACCCTACCCCAGCAGTGGGCGCTGACCGGTCGCCAGCAGGCTACCCTGCGCTACGGCGAGAACCCCCACCAGACAGCCGCCTGGTACCGCACCGGCTCGGTGCCCACCGGCTGGGCCGGAGCCGAGCAACTCCAGGGCAAAGAGCTGAGCTACAACAACCTGGTGGATCTCGAGGCGGCCCGGCGGATGATTGCAGAATTTCCGAGCGATCGCCCTGCTGCTGCCATCCTCAAGCACACCAACCCCTGCGGCGTTGCCATGGGCGACACCCTGGCCACCGCCTACCGCCGCGCCTACGATGCCGACGATGTCTCAGCCTTTGGCGGCATTGTGGTGCTCAACCGCGCCATCGACGCCGACACGGCCCAGCAGCTCACGGGTACGTTCCTGGAGTGCATCGTCGCGCCGGGATGCGACGGCACGGCACGGGAAATTCTGGCCAAAAAGCAGAACCTGCGGGTGCTGGTGCTGGAGGATCTGCTCACCGGGCCGAAGCAGGTGGTGAATGCGATCGCAGGCGGATTTCTGCTGCAAGCCCCCGACACCTACCGCGACGACCCCGCCACCTGGCAGATTGTCACCGAGGCCCAACCCACCGAGGCCGAACTAGCCGAAATGCTGTTTGCCTGGCGGGTGGTGAAACATGTGAAATCGAATGCGATCGTGGTCACCCATCAGCAGCAGACCCTCGGCATTGGGGCCGGGCAGATGAATCGGGTAGGCTCAGTCAGTATTGCCCTGGCCCAGGCGGGGGGCAAAGCCCAGGGTGCGGTGCTCGCCAGCGACGGCTTCTTTCCCTTTGACGACTCGGTTCGCACCGCAGCGGCAGCGGGCATTCGTGCCGTGGTGCAGCCCGGCGGCAGCCGCCGCGACGAAGATTCAATTAAAGCCGCCAACGAGCTGGGCCTGATCATGGCCATGACCGGCGTGCGGCATTTCCTGCATTAA
- a CDS encoding LysR family transcriptional regulator codes for MAKADPHRLKLSQLRALVAIVDQGSFSDAALHLDLSQSAVSHAIATLEDELGVLLLHRGRQGAVLTPVGEQITEDARQVLRSLDSLCHKAEEAKGLQAGEVRIAAFRSVATHILPEVIRQFRQQYPGVTIAIDEKSHYEMVENDLRQGRADVGFTYLPSREEFDQWELLRDRYIMLLPPSPQPPAQPLEWADLAAYPLILTPADDGDRQHLDRLLHRCGQQLHPDYVVREDSTILSMVERGLGATIMAALAAEPIPPGLRVAELPQPLERVIGVIVLREALLPPPVYAFLERLKTVWLQSETRRTAESLAVEGR; via the coding sequence ATGGCTAAAGCTGACCCCCACCGCCTCAAGCTCTCCCAGCTTCGAGCCCTGGTGGCCATTGTCGACCAGGGCTCGTTTAGCGATGCTGCGCTGCACCTGGACCTGTCCCAGTCCGCCGTCAGCCATGCCATTGCCACCCTGGAGGACGAACTGGGGGTGTTGCTGCTGCACCGGGGCCGACAGGGGGCGGTGCTGACTCCAGTGGGCGAGCAGATTACCGAAGATGCGCGGCAGGTGCTGCGATCGCTCGATAGCCTGTGCCACAAAGCCGAAGAGGCGAAGGGCCTCCAGGCTGGGGAAGTGCGCATTGCCGCCTTTCGCAGCGTGGCTACCCACATCCTGCCCGAGGTGATTCGCCAATTTCGGCAGCAGTACCCCGGCGTAACCATCGCGATTGACGAAAAATCCCACTACGAAATGGTGGAAAACGACCTGCGCCAGGGGCGCGCCGACGTTGGCTTTACCTACCTGCCCAGCCGCGAGGAGTTCGACCAGTGGGAACTGCTGCGCGATCGCTACATCATGCTGCTGCCCCCCAGCCCCCAGCCCCCGGCCCAGCCGCTTGAGTGGGCCGATCTGGCCGCCTACCCGCTGATCTTGACCCCGGCAGACGACGGCGATCGCCAGCACCTCGACCGCCTGCTGCACCGCTGCGGCCAGCAGCTCCACCCCGACTATGTCGTGCGCGAAGATTCGACCATTCTCAGCATGGTGGAACGGGGGTTGGGGGCTACCATCATGGCGGCCCTGGCGGCGGAGCCAATTCCGCCCGGTTTGCGGGTGGCTGAACTGCCCCAGCCCCTGGAGCGGGTGATTGGGGTAATTGTGCTGCGCGAGGCCCTGCTACCGCCCCCGGTCTATGCGTTTTTAGAACGCCTCAAAACCGTTTGGCTCCAGTCAGAGACCCGACGCACAGCGGAATCTTTAGCCGTAGAAGGACGTTAG
- a CDS encoding RluA family pseudouridine synthase, which translates to MINYRNPNALSCSAIADQTLTLTVDHPDPNRLDRWLTANVKELSRNRVQKLIDWEYVQLNGQLCTNKKEAVQVGDRIQLTIPEPRPLELTPEAIPLDILYEDEHLIILNKPAGLVVHPAPGNMSGTLVNAVLAHCGDQLLGIGGVQRPGIVHRLDKDTTGAIVVAKTDLAHSDLQAQMKAKTARREYLGVVYGAPKADSGTIDAPLGRHPADRKKNAVVPLEKGRTAITHWQVEERLGNFSLLRFRLETGRTHQIRVHSTHIGHPIVGDPTYGSGRDVGVNLPGQALHAERLTLRHPATGETVMAIAPLPEHFLKLLTVLRSRVV; encoded by the coding sequence ATGATTAATTATAGAAATCCTAACGCGCTCAGTTGTTCAGCCATCGCCGACCAAACCCTCACCCTCACCGTTGATCACCCCGACCCCAACCGGCTCGATCGCTGGCTCACCGCCAACGTCAAGGAACTGTCCCGCAACCGGGTGCAAAAGCTGATCGACTGGGAATACGTGCAGCTCAACGGCCAGCTCTGCACTAACAAAAAAGAGGCGGTGCAGGTGGGCGATCGCATCCAGCTCACCATCCCCGAACCCCGCCCCCTGGAGCTCACCCCCGAGGCCATTCCCCTCGACATTCTCTACGAGGACGAGCACCTGATTATTCTCAACAAGCCCGCCGGCCTGGTGGTCCACCCCGCTCCCGGCAACATGAGCGGCACCCTGGTGAATGCGGTACTGGCCCACTGCGGCGATCAGCTCCTGGGCATTGGCGGCGTGCAGCGCCCCGGCATTGTACACCGGCTGGACAAAGACACCACCGGAGCAATCGTAGTGGCCAAAACCGATCTGGCCCACAGCGACCTCCAGGCCCAGATGAAGGCCAAAACCGCCCGACGCGAATACCTGGGGGTGGTCTACGGTGCCCCCAAAGCCGACTCGGGCACCATCGATGCGCCCCTGGGTCGCCATCCCGCCGATCGCAAAAAAAATGCCGTGGTGCCGCTAGAGAAAGGCCGCACCGCCATCACCCACTGGCAGGTGGAAGAGCGCCTGGGCAACTTTTCGCTGCTCCGGTTTCGCCTGGAGACAGGCCGCACCCACCAGATCCGCGTCCACAGCACCCACATCGGCCACCCCATCGTGGGGGACCCCACCTACGGGTCGGGTCGGGATGTGGGGGTCAACCTGCCGGGGCAGGCGCTCCACGCCGAGCGGCTGACCCTGCGCCACCCGGCCACCGGGGAAACGGTGATGGCGATCGCCCCCCTGCCGGAGCACTTTCTCAAGCTGCTGACAGTGCTGCGGAGTCGGGTGGTCTAG
- the thrC gene encoding threonine synthase, which yields MPSATAVTPASRPPSTGLQPWPGLIEAYRAYLPVSDQTPVVTLCEGNTPLIPMPALAEHIGKDVRVWVKYDGLNPTGSFKDRGMTMAISKAKEAGAEAVICASTGNTSAAAAAYARRGGMRAFVLIPDGYVALGKLAQALLYGAEVLAINGNFDDALAMVRELAKDYPITLVNSVNPYRLEGQKTGAFEVVDALGDAPDWLCIPVGNAGNITAYWMGFCEYHQQGKCSRLPRMMGFQAAGAAPLVSGHVVRDPQTLATAIRIGNPASWTKAEAVRDASQGQFNAVTDEEILNAYRLLALEGVFCEPASAASVAGLLKVKDQVPAGINIVCVLTGNGLKDPDTAIAHSNNQVKGGLNPDPTTLAKAMGF from the coding sequence ATACCGTCTGCCACCGCCGTCACCCCCGCCTCTCGGCCACCGAGCACCGGGCTCCAGCCCTGGCCAGGGCTGATCGAAGCGTACCGGGCCTACCTGCCCGTGAGCGATCAGACTCCGGTGGTTACCCTGTGCGAAGGCAATACCCCTCTGATTCCCATGCCTGCCCTGGCGGAGCACATCGGCAAAGACGTCAGGGTCTGGGTCAAGTACGACGGGCTCAACCCCACCGGCAGCTTCAAAGACCGTGGCATGACCATGGCCATTTCCAAAGCTAAAGAAGCCGGAGCCGAAGCCGTCATCTGCGCCAGTACCGGCAACACCTCCGCCGCCGCCGCCGCCTACGCTCGCCGGGGCGGTATGCGGGCCTTTGTGCTGATCCCCGACGGCTATGTCGCCCTGGGCAAGCTGGCCCAGGCGCTGCTGTACGGGGCCGAGGTGCTGGCCATCAACGGCAACTTTGACGACGCCCTGGCCATGGTGCGCGAGCTGGCCAAGGACTACCCCATCACCCTGGTCAACTCCGTCAACCCCTACCGCCTGGAGGGGCAAAAAACCGGAGCCTTTGAGGTGGTCGACGCCCTAGGTGACGCCCCTGACTGGTTGTGCATTCCGGTGGGCAACGCGGGCAACATTACCGCCTACTGGATGGGCTTCTGTGAGTACCACCAGCAGGGCAAGTGCAGCCGTCTGCCCCGCATGATGGGGTTTCAGGCCGCTGGGGCTGCTCCCCTGGTCAGCGGTCACGTGGTGCGCGATCCGCAAACGCTGGCGACGGCCATTCGGATTGGCAACCCCGCCAGCTGGACCAAGGCCGAGGCCGTCCGCGATGCCAGCCAGGGCCAGTTTAACGCCGTCACCGACGAAGAAATTCTCAATGCCTATCGCCTGCTGGCCCTGGAGGGAGTCTTCTGTGAACCCGCCAGCGCCGCATCGGTGGCGGGCCTGCTCAAGGTCAAAGATCAGGTGCCCGCTGGGATCAATATTGTCTGTGTGCTCACCGGCAATGGCTTGAAGGACCCTGACACCGCGATCGCCCACAGCAATAACCAGGTCAAGGGTGGCCTCAACCCCGACCCGACGACCCTGGCAAAAGCTATGGGGTTTTAG
- a CDS encoding GNAT family N-acetyltransferase, with amino-acid sequence MTKRPELKTQRLLLRLGTAADIPAILQYYQLNRAYLEPFEPQRPANFYTHEFWQTVLAARETDFFNGSGVKLLMWLQSEPQTLIGTINLNTIVRGALHGATLGYSLSAQHQGQGYMTEAGQRLITYAFDELNLHRIMANYMPHNHRSANVLKRLGFQIEGTARDYLFINGQWQDHVLTSLINSNWQIAEP; translated from the coding sequence GTGACCAAACGACCTGAGCTAAAGACCCAGCGCCTGCTGCTGCGCCTGGGCACCGCCGCCGACATTCCGGCCATTTTGCAGTACTACCAGCTCAATCGCGCCTACCTAGAACCTTTTGAGCCTCAGCGCCCGGCCAATTTCTACACCCACGAATTCTGGCAAACGGTGCTGGCGGCAAGGGAAACCGACTTTTTCAACGGTTCTGGGGTCAAGCTGCTGATGTGGCTTCAGTCAGAACCTCAAACGCTGATTGGCACCATCAACCTCAATACGATTGTGCGGGGAGCCCTCCACGGGGCCACCCTCGGGTACAGCCTCTCGGCCCAGCACCAGGGCCAGGGCTACATGACCGAAGCGGGTCAGCGGCTGATTACCTACGCTTTTGACGAGCTAAACCTGCACAGAATCATGGCCAACTACATGCCCCATAACCACCGTAGCGCCAACGTGCTCAAGCGCCTGGGGTTTCAAATTGAAGGTACTGCCCGCGACTACCTGTTTATCAATGGCCAGTGGCAAGACCACGTGCTGACCAGCTTGATCAACTCGAACTGGCAAATAGCTGAGCCATAG
- a CDS encoding VOC family protein has protein sequence MNPSPAMAPALAPGQLRRIHHLALNVKDMQASRQFYGGLLGLRELTGDEVDDTLKDLVATGKVANFVLPDGLILDLFGAPDLEPPHPDPEQSFTRAYHLAFDIDPAELDGALAVLDENQIAIAHGPVTRPTGRGVYFYDPDGFMVEIRCDPA, from the coding sequence ATGAACCCCAGCCCCGCAATGGCTCCTGCCCTGGCCCCTGGCCAGCTGCGCCGCATTCACCACCTGGCGCTGAATGTGAAGGATATGCAGGCCTCGCGCCAGTTCTACGGCGGGCTGCTGGGGCTGCGGGAGCTGACCGGCGACGAGGTGGACGACACGCTAAAGGACTTGGTGGCGACGGGTAAGGTGGCCAACTTTGTGCTGCCCGATGGGCTGATTCTCGACCTGTTTGGGGCCCCCGACCTGGAGCCGCCCCATCCCGACCCCGAGCAGTCCTTTACCCGCGCCTACCACCTGGCCTTTGACATTGACCCAGCCGAGTTGGATGGCGCTCTGGCGGTGCTGGACGAGAATCAAATCGCGATCGCCCACGGCCCGGTCACCCGTCCCACCGGGCGCGGCGTGTACTTCTATGACCCCGACGGCTTCATGGTCGAAATTCGCTGCGACCCGGCATAG
- a CDS encoding YihY/virulence factor BrkB family protein produces the protein MKAASIVPLLKETFAEWTEDKVSRLAAALAYFTIFSIAPLLIIAISVAAFFFGEEAARGQIVGQIQGLMGQEGASAIESMIANANQMEGGVISTIIGIVILLFGASGVFGQLQDALNTIWEVAPKPGQGIMTFIRSRFLSFGMVLVIAFLLLISLVISAAIVGVSSYVNDVAPAMGALWEGINFLVSFGVITLLFALIYRVLPDVRIAWGDVWIGAAVTALLFTIGRTLIGLYLGNAAVGSAYGAAGSLVVLLIWIFYSAQILLFGAEFTQVYARRYGSHIRPASFAVDLTTEDRIQQGVPRSEYVAAIAEQEEARGTKTDAADGTRETARPRPARDSRAQRTTPPLPVVVVGALAAIVEAVGHRSRGSRRRDRRR, from the coding sequence ATGAAAGCTGCTTCCATCGTTCCACTGTTGAAAGAAACCTTTGCTGAGTGGACGGAGGACAAGGTATCTCGACTGGCGGCAGCGCTAGCTTATTTCACTATCTTTTCCATTGCACCGCTGCTGATCATTGCGATTTCTGTGGCGGCGTTCTTTTTTGGTGAGGAGGCAGCCCGGGGGCAAATTGTGGGCCAAATTCAGGGGCTGATGGGTCAGGAAGGGGCCAGCGCCATTGAAAGTATGATTGCCAACGCCAACCAGATGGAAGGGGGCGTGATCTCCACCATTATTGGTATCGTCATTCTGCTGTTTGGGGCGTCGGGGGTGTTTGGACAACTGCAAGATGCCCTCAATACTATTTGGGAAGTTGCCCCCAAACCAGGGCAAGGGATTATGACCTTTATTCGATCGCGGTTTTTGTCCTTTGGAATGGTGCTGGTCATTGCATTTTTGCTGCTGATTTCCCTGGTAATCAGCGCCGCCATTGTGGGGGTGAGTAGCTACGTGAACGATGTTGCACCGGCCATGGGCGCGCTGTGGGAAGGGATTAACTTCCTGGTCTCCTTTGGAGTGATTACGCTGCTATTTGCCCTGATCTATCGGGTGCTGCCCGATGTCAGAATTGCCTGGGGCGATGTTTGGATTGGCGCAGCGGTAACGGCGTTGCTCTTTACCATTGGCCGCACACTGATTGGCCTGTACCTGGGCAACGCGGCGGTGGGCTCGGCCTACGGTGCCGCTGGTTCTCTGGTGGTGCTTTTGATCTGGATCTTCTACTCAGCACAAATTCTGCTGTTTGGGGCGGAGTTTACCCAGGTGTATGCCCGCCGCTACGGTTCTCATATTCGTCCGGCCTCCTTTGCGGTGGACCTGACGACGGAGGATCGGATACAGCAGGGGGTGCCGCGATCGGAGTATGTGGCCGCGATCGCAGAGCAGGAGGAAGCCCGTGGCACTAAAACAGATGCCGCTGATGGCACCCGGGAGACTGCCCGCCCCCGACCTGCTCGGGACTCCCGAGCACAGCGGACGACTCCGCCTCTGCCAGTGGTAGTGGTAGGAGCCCTGGCCGCCATCGTTGAAGCCGTGGGCCACCGGAGCCGGGGCAGTCGCCGCCGCGATCGCCGTCGGTGA
- the yidD gene encoding membrane protein insertion efficiency factor YidD, translating into MKRLLLLLIHGYRRLISPLFPPTCRFDPTCSQYALTAIERFGPVKGSWLAARRITRCHPFHPGGYDPVPEGAAESSQE; encoded by the coding sequence ATGAAGCGTCTTTTACTCCTGCTCATCCACGGCTATCGGCGGCTGATTTCGCCGCTGTTTCCGCCTACCTGTCGGTTTGACCCCACCTGTTCCCAGTATGCGCTGACGGCGATCGAGCGGTTTGGCCCTGTGAAAGGTAGCTGGCTGGCGGCGCGGCGGATCACGCGCTGTCACCCCTTTCACCCCGGTGGCTACGACCCCGTGCCGGAGGGGGCGGCTGAGTCATCCCAGGAGTAG